The Accipiter gentilis chromosome 9, bAccGen1.1, whole genome shotgun sequence genome includes a region encoding these proteins:
- the ZDHHC16 gene encoding palmitoyltransferase ZDHHC16 isoform X3 yields MAGMRSRQRMFAAVMRLLLKCLRLGRRRRFKLVRQVEQLWHYGHLCLRSLLYNSFTNGDVVLDSLFEPIYWLVDHVTRWFGVTYTPAWICWHLAYGHWNLIMIIFHYYMAITTSPGHPPQARDDLTGVSICRKCIAPKPARTHHCSICNRCVLKMDHHCPWLNNCVGHYNHRYFFSFCLFMTMGCIYCSISGWEMFRDAYAAIERMKLLEKERLQVAANQTYYQTPPPTFSFRQRAFHKSVVYLWVLCSSVALALGALTVWHAALITRGETSIERHINKKERQRLQKKGKVFRNPYSYGSWDNWKVFLGVDTPRHWLTRVLLPSPHLPHGTGLSWDLPPCVTKQRAPLLAI; encoded by the exons ATGGCAGGGATGAGGAGCCGGCAGCGGATGTTTGCAGCGGTGATGCGCCTGCTCCTCAAGTGTCTGCGGctgggccggcggcggcggtTTAAGCTGGTGCGGCAGGTGGAGCAGCTGTGGCACTACGGGCACCTCTGCCTCCGCTCCCTGCTCTACAACTCCTTCACCAACGGCGACGTGGTGCTTGACTCCCTCTTTGAGCCCATCTACTGGCTGGTGGACCATGTCACCCGGTGGTTCGGTGTG ACCTACACACCTGCCTGGATCTGCTGGCACCTCGCCTATGGACACTGGAATCTCATCATGATCATCTTCCACTACTACATGGCCATCACCACCTCACCCGGGCACCCACCACAG GCCAGGGACGATCTCACCGGCGTCTCCATCTGCAGGAAATGCATTGCCCCCAAGCCAGCTCGCACCCACCACTGCAGCATCTGCAACAG gtGCGTGCTGAAGATGGACCACCACTGCC CCTGGCTAAACAACTGTGTAGGACACTACAACCACCGCTActtcttctccttctgcctgttCATGACCATGGGCTGCATCTACTGCAGCATCAGCGGCTGGGAGATGTTCCGGGACGCCTACGCAGCCATTGAG AGAATGAAACTGCTTGAGAAGGAGAGACTGCAGGTGGCTGCCAACCAG ACGTACTACCAGACCCCGCCACCCACCTTCTCCTTCCGCCAGCGAGCTTTCCACAAGAGCGTGGTCTACCTCTGGGTCCTTTGCAG CTCAGTTGCTTTGGCCTTGGGTGCTCTCACAGTGTGGCACGCTGCCCTCATCACCCGTGGGGAAACCAGCATTGAGCGGCACATCAAcaagaaggagaggcagagactgcagaagaaaggcaag GTCTTCAGGAACCCCTACAGTTACGGGAGCTGGGATAATTGGAAGGTGTTCCTGGGTGTGGACACGCCAAG gCACTGGCTCACCCGTGTcctgctgccctctcctcacctGCCCCACGGGACGGGCCTGAGCTGGGACCTGCCTCCTTGTGTGACCAAGCAGCGTGCACCACTCCTGGCCATCTGA
- the ZDHHC16 gene encoding palmitoyltransferase ZDHHC16 isoform X2, whose translation MAGMRSRQRMFAAVMRLLLKCLRLGRRRRFKLVRQVEQLWHYGHLCLRSLLYNSFTNGDVVLDSLFEPIYWLVDHVTRWFGVVFVALVIGLTSSIVAIVYICLLPLILQTYTPAWICWHLAYGHWNLIMIIFHYYMAITTSPGHPPQARDDLTGVSICRKCIAPKPARTHHCSICNRCVLKMDHHCPWLNNCVGHYNHRYFFSFCLFMTMGCIYCSISGWEMFRDAYAAIETYYQTPPPTFSFRQRAFHKSVVYLWVLCSSVALALGALTVWHAALITRGETSIERHINKKERQRLQKKGKVFRNPYSYGSWDNWKVFLGVDTPRHWLTRVLLPSPHLPHGTGLSWDLPPCVTKQRAPLLAI comes from the exons ATGGCAGGGATGAGGAGCCGGCAGCGGATGTTTGCAGCGGTGATGCGCCTGCTCCTCAAGTGTCTGCGGctgggccggcggcggcggtTTAAGCTGGTGCGGCAGGTGGAGCAGCTGTGGCACTACGGGCACCTCTGCCTCCGCTCCCTGCTCTACAACTCCTTCACCAACGGCGACGTGGTGCTTGACTCCCTCTTTGAGCCCATCTACTGGCTGGTGGACCATGTCACCCGGTGGTTCGGTGTG GTGTTTGTGGCACTGGTTATTGGGCTGACGAGCTCCATTGTGGCCATCGTGTACATCTGCTTGCTGCCCCTCATCCTGCAGACCTACACACCTGCCTGGATCTGCTGGCACCTCGCCTATGGACACTGGAATCTCATCATGATCATCTTCCACTACTACATGGCCATCACCACCTCACCCGGGCACCCACCACAG GCCAGGGACGATCTCACCGGCGTCTCCATCTGCAGGAAATGCATTGCCCCCAAGCCAGCTCGCACCCACCACTGCAGCATCTGCAACAG gtGCGTGCTGAAGATGGACCACCACTGCC CCTGGCTAAACAACTGTGTAGGACACTACAACCACCGCTActtcttctccttctgcctgttCATGACCATGGGCTGCATCTACTGCAGCATCAGCGGCTGGGAGATGTTCCGGGACGCCTACGCAGCCATTGAG ACGTACTACCAGACCCCGCCACCCACCTTCTCCTTCCGCCAGCGAGCTTTCCACAAGAGCGTGGTCTACCTCTGGGTCCTTTGCAG CTCAGTTGCTTTGGCCTTGGGTGCTCTCACAGTGTGGCACGCTGCCCTCATCACCCGTGGGGAAACCAGCATTGAGCGGCACATCAAcaagaaggagaggcagagactgcagaagaaaggcaag GTCTTCAGGAACCCCTACAGTTACGGGAGCTGGGATAATTGGAAGGTGTTCCTGGGTGTGGACACGCCAAG gCACTGGCTCACCCGTGTcctgctgccctctcctcacctGCCCCACGGGACGGGCCTGAGCTGGGACCTGCCTCCTTGTGTGACCAAGCAGCGTGCACCACTCCTGGCCATCTGA
- the ZDHHC16 gene encoding palmitoyltransferase ZDHHC16 isoform X1 yields MAGMRSRQRMFAAVMRLLLKCLRLGRRRRFKLVRQVEQLWHYGHLCLRSLLYNSFTNGDVVLDSLFEPIYWLVDHVTRWFGVVFVALVIGLTSSIVAIVYICLLPLILQTYTPAWICWHLAYGHWNLIMIIFHYYMAITTSPGHPPQARDDLTGVSICRKCIAPKPARTHHCSICNRCVLKMDHHCPWLNNCVGHYNHRYFFSFCLFMTMGCIYCSISGWEMFRDAYAAIERMKLLEKERLQVAANQTYYQTPPPTFSFRQRAFHKSVVYLWVLCSSVALALGALTVWHAALITRGETSIERHINKKERQRLQKKGKVFRNPYSYGSWDNWKVFLGVDTPRHWLTRVLLPSPHLPHGTGLSWDLPPCVTKQRAPLLAI; encoded by the exons ATGGCAGGGATGAGGAGCCGGCAGCGGATGTTTGCAGCGGTGATGCGCCTGCTCCTCAAGTGTCTGCGGctgggccggcggcggcggtTTAAGCTGGTGCGGCAGGTGGAGCAGCTGTGGCACTACGGGCACCTCTGCCTCCGCTCCCTGCTCTACAACTCCTTCACCAACGGCGACGTGGTGCTTGACTCCCTCTTTGAGCCCATCTACTGGCTGGTGGACCATGTCACCCGGTGGTTCGGTGTG GTGTTTGTGGCACTGGTTATTGGGCTGACGAGCTCCATTGTGGCCATCGTGTACATCTGCTTGCTGCCCCTCATCCTGCAGACCTACACACCTGCCTGGATCTGCTGGCACCTCGCCTATGGACACTGGAATCTCATCATGATCATCTTCCACTACTACATGGCCATCACCACCTCACCCGGGCACCCACCACAG GCCAGGGACGATCTCACCGGCGTCTCCATCTGCAGGAAATGCATTGCCCCCAAGCCAGCTCGCACCCACCACTGCAGCATCTGCAACAG gtGCGTGCTGAAGATGGACCACCACTGCC CCTGGCTAAACAACTGTGTAGGACACTACAACCACCGCTActtcttctccttctgcctgttCATGACCATGGGCTGCATCTACTGCAGCATCAGCGGCTGGGAGATGTTCCGGGACGCCTACGCAGCCATTGAG AGAATGAAACTGCTTGAGAAGGAGAGACTGCAGGTGGCTGCCAACCAG ACGTACTACCAGACCCCGCCACCCACCTTCTCCTTCCGCCAGCGAGCTTTCCACAAGAGCGTGGTCTACCTCTGGGTCCTTTGCAG CTCAGTTGCTTTGGCCTTGGGTGCTCTCACAGTGTGGCACGCTGCCCTCATCACCCGTGGGGAAACCAGCATTGAGCGGCACATCAAcaagaaggagaggcagagactgcagaagaaaggcaag GTCTTCAGGAACCCCTACAGTTACGGGAGCTGGGATAATTGGAAGGTGTTCCTGGGTGTGGACACGCCAAG gCACTGGCTCACCCGTGTcctgctgccctctcctcacctGCCCCACGGGACGGGCCTGAGCTGGGACCTGCCTCCTTGTGTGACCAAGCAGCGTGCACCACTCCTGGCCATCTGA